The following proteins are encoded in a genomic region of Corylus avellana chromosome ca4, CavTom2PMs-1.0:
- the LOC132177656 gene encoding probable acyl-activating enzyme 16, chloroplastic isoform X2: MSVACCRSSLGIMATGAINVVRGSRSSVEELLHIYSHSESVALAVDGPEMFNRMAKTFISKASMRFVLLLWGEKSSLACDGLEGMPVFNYKEIVDLGQESRKSLLDSHDARQHHTYEAISSDDIATLVYTSGTTGNPKGVLLTHRNLLHQIKNLWDIVPAEIGDRFLSMLPPWHAYERASEYFIFTHGTEQVYTTVRNLKDDLQHYQPQYVISVPLVYETLYSGIQRQISTSSPLRKLIASMFIRVSLTYMELKRIYEGKCLTRNQKQPSYLVSMLDWLWARFIAAILYPLHMLAKKVVYSKIHSAIGISKAGISGGGSLPLHVDKFFEAIGVKVQNGYGLTESSPVVAARRLTCNVLGSVGHPIQHTEFKIVDSETNEVLSPGLKGIVKVRGPQVMKGYYKNPSATKQVIDEDGWLSTGDIGWIAPHHSTGRSRRCGGVIVLEGRAKDTIVLSTGENVEPAELEEAALRSSLIQQIVVIGQDQRRLGAIIVPNKEGVLLAAKELSVLDANASDLSKEKMTSLLYKELRTWTSECSFQIGPILVVDEPFTLDNDLLTPTMKIRRDKVVALYREQIDNLFK; the protein is encoded by the exons ATGTCGGTGGCTTGTTGCAGATCAAG TCTAGGTATAATGGCCACTGGAGCAATCAATGTGGTAAGGGGTTCAAGGTCATCAGTTGAAGAGCTATTGCACATATACAGTCACTCTGAAAG TGTTGCACTTGCAGTGGACGGTCCTGAAATGTTCAATCGAATGGCCAAAACATTTATTTCCAAGGCTTCTATGAGATTTGTTCTTCTACTTTGGGGGGAGAAGTCATCCCTGGCTTGTGATGGACTAGAGGGGATGCCTGTTTTTAATTATAAGGAAATTGTAGATTTGGGACAAGAGAGTCGCAAGTCTCTGCTTGATTCTCATGATGCTA GACAACACCATACGTATGAAGCCATCAGCTCTGATGATATTGCTACACTTGTATACACAAGTGGAACCACTGGCAACCCGAAAGGCGTTTTGCTTACGCATCGGAATCTGCTACACCAG ATAAAAAATTTGTGGGACATTGTGCCTGCTGAAATTGGTGATAGATTTCTAAGCATGCTTCCACCTTGGCATGCATATGAAAGAGCTTCTGAGTATTTTATATTCACACATGGAACTGAACAAGTATACACGACTGTGAGAAACTTGAAG GATGATTTGCAACATTATCAACCACAGTATGTGATTTCTGTTCCATTAGTATATGAGACGCTCTACAG TGGGATCCAAAGGCAAATTTCTACTAGCTCCCCTCTGCGTAAGCTTATTGCATCTATGTTTATAAGGGTCAGCTTGACATACATGGAATTGAAGAGGATTTATGAG GGAAAATGTCTAACGAGGAATCAGAAGCAACCTTCATATCTTGTTTCAATGTTGGACTGGTTATGGGCAAGATTTATTGCAGCAATATTATATCCGTTGCATATGTTGGCAAAGAAAGTTGTTTATAGTAAAATCCACTCTGCTATCGGAATATCAAag GCTGGCATAAGTGGAGGCGGTAGCTTACCTTTGCATGTTGATAAGTTTTTTGAG GCAATTGGTGTGAAAGTGCAGAATGGGTATGGTTTAACAGAGTCTTCTCCTGTTGTTGCTGCTCGACGGCTTACCTGTAAT GTTCTTGGCTCAGTTGGGCATCCGATTCAACATACAGAGTTCAAAATTGTAGATTCTGAAACCAATGAAGTTCTCTCACCTGGTTTAAAGGGCATTGTAAAAGTTAGGGGGCCACAAGTGATGAAAGGTTACTACAAG AATCCATCGGCTACAAAGCAAGTCATAGATGAGGATGGTTGGCTAAGCACTGGCGATATAGGTTGGATTGCTCCTCACCATTCAACTGGGCGAAGTCGTCGTTGTGGAGGTGTGATTGTTCTTGAAGGACGTGCGAAGGATACTATAGTTCTCTCTACTG gagaaaatgtTGAACCAGCAGAGCTTGAAGAAGCTGCTCTCAGAAGTAGTCTAATTCAACAAATAGTTGTTATTGGCCAG GATCAGCGACGTCTTGGAGCTATAATTGTTCCAAACAAAGAAGGGGTTCTATTGGCAGCAAAAGAACTGTCCGTTTTAGATGCCAATGCCTCTGACCTTAGTAAGGAAAAAATGACCAGCCTGTTATATAAAGAATTGAGAACATG GACTTCAGAGTGCTCATTTCAAATAGGACCAATCCTAGTTGTGGACGAGCCCTTTACT CTTGATAATGATTTATTGACACCGACCATGAAAATTCGGAGGGACAAAGTTGTTGCTCTGTACAGGGAGCAAATAGACAATCTCTTCAAGTAA
- the LOC132177656 gene encoding probable acyl-activating enzyme 16, chloroplastic isoform X1 encodes MFGDLMNPVSTAFGSSSANQMTLTTTPLTSNLFCYKFARTKVVQRKCGIWVGGRGRGRFSLNRHLPIFCQSKTEEMQIRRYSPFLESSLLSCNGALASDEWKAVPDIWRSSADKYGDQVAVVDPYHSPPSQMTYKQLEQEILNFSEGLRVIGVKPDEKLALFADNSCRWLVADQGIMATGAINVVRGSRSSVEELLHIYSHSESVALAVDGPEMFNRMAKTFISKASMRFVLLLWGEKSSLACDGLEGMPVFNYKEIVDLGQESRKSLLDSHDARQHHTYEAISSDDIATLVYTSGTTGNPKGVLLTHRNLLHQIKNLWDIVPAEIGDRFLSMLPPWHAYERASEYFIFTHGTEQVYTTVRNLKDDLQHYQPQYVISVPLVYETLYSGIQRQISTSSPLRKLIASMFIRVSLTYMELKRIYEGKCLTRNQKQPSYLVSMLDWLWARFIAAILYPLHMLAKKVVYSKIHSAIGISKAGISGGGSLPLHVDKFFEAIGVKVQNGYGLTESSPVVAARRLTCNVLGSVGHPIQHTEFKIVDSETNEVLSPGLKGIVKVRGPQVMKGYYKNPSATKQVIDEDGWLSTGDIGWIAPHHSTGRSRRCGGVIVLEGRAKDTIVLSTGENVEPAELEEAALRSSLIQQIVVIGQDQRRLGAIIVPNKEGVLLAAKELSVLDANASDLSKEKMTSLLYKELRTWTSECSFQIGPILVVDEPFTLDNDLLTPTMKIRRDKVVALYREQIDNLFK; translated from the exons ACAGAGGAAATGCAGATAAGAAGGTACTCTCCTTTCCTGGAAAGTTCATTACTGTCATGTAATGGTGCCTTGGCCTCTGATGAGTGGAAAGCAGTTCCTGACATATGGAGGTCTTCAGCAGATAAATATGGTGATCAGGTTGCAGTGGTGGATCCATACCATTCTCCACCTTCACAAATGACTTATAAACAg CTAGAGCAGGAGATTTTAAACTTCTCTGAGGGCCTAAGAGTTATTGGAGTAAAGCCAGATGAAAAGCTAGCACTTTTTGCTGATAATTCATGTCGGTGGCTTGTTGCAGATCAAG GTATAATGGCCACTGGAGCAATCAATGTGGTAAGGGGTTCAAGGTCATCAGTTGAAGAGCTATTGCACATATACAGTCACTCTGAAAG TGTTGCACTTGCAGTGGACGGTCCTGAAATGTTCAATCGAATGGCCAAAACATTTATTTCCAAGGCTTCTATGAGATTTGTTCTTCTACTTTGGGGGGAGAAGTCATCCCTGGCTTGTGATGGACTAGAGGGGATGCCTGTTTTTAATTATAAGGAAATTGTAGATTTGGGACAAGAGAGTCGCAAGTCTCTGCTTGATTCTCATGATGCTA GACAACACCATACGTATGAAGCCATCAGCTCTGATGATATTGCTACACTTGTATACACAAGTGGAACCACTGGCAACCCGAAAGGCGTTTTGCTTACGCATCGGAATCTGCTACACCAG ATAAAAAATTTGTGGGACATTGTGCCTGCTGAAATTGGTGATAGATTTCTAAGCATGCTTCCACCTTGGCATGCATATGAAAGAGCTTCTGAGTATTTTATATTCACACATGGAACTGAACAAGTATACACGACTGTGAGAAACTTGAAG GATGATTTGCAACATTATCAACCACAGTATGTGATTTCTGTTCCATTAGTATATGAGACGCTCTACAG TGGGATCCAAAGGCAAATTTCTACTAGCTCCCCTCTGCGTAAGCTTATTGCATCTATGTTTATAAGGGTCAGCTTGACATACATGGAATTGAAGAGGATTTATGAG GGAAAATGTCTAACGAGGAATCAGAAGCAACCTTCATATCTTGTTTCAATGTTGGACTGGTTATGGGCAAGATTTATTGCAGCAATATTATATCCGTTGCATATGTTGGCAAAGAAAGTTGTTTATAGTAAAATCCACTCTGCTATCGGAATATCAAag GCTGGCATAAGTGGAGGCGGTAGCTTACCTTTGCATGTTGATAAGTTTTTTGAG GCAATTGGTGTGAAAGTGCAGAATGGGTATGGTTTAACAGAGTCTTCTCCTGTTGTTGCTGCTCGACGGCTTACCTGTAAT GTTCTTGGCTCAGTTGGGCATCCGATTCAACATACAGAGTTCAAAATTGTAGATTCTGAAACCAATGAAGTTCTCTCACCTGGTTTAAAGGGCATTGTAAAAGTTAGGGGGCCACAAGTGATGAAAGGTTACTACAAG AATCCATCGGCTACAAAGCAAGTCATAGATGAGGATGGTTGGCTAAGCACTGGCGATATAGGTTGGATTGCTCCTCACCATTCAACTGGGCGAAGTCGTCGTTGTGGAGGTGTGATTGTTCTTGAAGGACGTGCGAAGGATACTATAGTTCTCTCTACTG gagaaaatgtTGAACCAGCAGAGCTTGAAGAAGCTGCTCTCAGAAGTAGTCTAATTCAACAAATAGTTGTTATTGGCCAG GATCAGCGACGTCTTGGAGCTATAATTGTTCCAAACAAAGAAGGGGTTCTATTGGCAGCAAAAGAACTGTCCGTTTTAGATGCCAATGCCTCTGACCTTAGTAAGGAAAAAATGACCAGCCTGTTATATAAAGAATTGAGAACATG GACTTCAGAGTGCTCATTTCAAATAGGACCAATCCTAGTTGTGGACGAGCCCTTTACT CTTGATAATGATTTATTGACACCGACCATGAAAATTCGGAGGGACAAAGTTGTTGCTCTGTACAGGGAGCAAATAGACAATCTCTTCAAGTAA